The following are from one region of the Gemmatimonadota bacterium genome:
- a CDS encoding carbohydrate-binding family 9-like protein has product MSDSPSQKIVPKTYTCYRACGPIAIDGKLSDPSWIRAPRTDLFVDIEGDLKPIPRFGTRAMMLWDDEYFYVAADMEEPDVWGTLTKRDSVICLDNDFEVFIDPDGDTNHYMEFEINPLNTAWDLYLPKPYSKGGKADHDWDFEGVRHAVHIDGTVNCSHDVDRGWSTEIAFPWTSMAEYAGVDCPPKAGDSWRVNFSRVEWEFERYKDGYLKKDGVPCDNWVWSPQGEINMHLPEMWGHVVFSDTVVGTAEM; this is encoded by the coding sequence ATGTCCGACTCGCCATCGCAAAAAATCGTCCCCAAGACCTACACCTGCTACCGTGCGTGCGGCCCCATCGCGATCGACGGAAAGCTGAGCGATCCGTCCTGGATCCGGGCGCCCCGCACCGACCTCTTCGTCGACATCGAGGGTGACCTCAAGCCTATCCCGCGCTTCGGTACGCGCGCCATGATGCTGTGGGACGACGAGTATTTCTACGTCGCCGCGGACATGGAGGAACCGGACGTCTGGGGCACGTTGACCAAACGGGATTCCGTCATCTGCCTCGACAACGACTTCGAGGTGTTCATCGATCCCGACGGGGACACCAACCACTACATGGAGTTCGAGATCAATCCCTTGAACACCGCCTGGGACCTGTACCTGCCCAAGCCCTACAGCAAGGGCGGGAAAGCCGATCACGACTGGGACTTCGAAGGTGTGCGCCACGCCGTCCACATCGACGGCACCGTCAACTGCTCCCACGACGTGGACCGCGGCTGGTCCACCGAAATCGCATTCCCCTGGACCAGCATGGCCGAATACGCCGGGGTGGACTGCCCTCCAAAAGCCGGAGACAGCTGGCGGGTCAACTTCTCACGGGTCGAGTGGGAGTTCGAGCGTTACAAGGACGGCTATCTGAAGAAAGACGGGGTTCCTTGCGACAACTGGGTCTGGTCGCCCCAGGGGGAGATCAACATGCACCTCCCCGAGATGTGGGGACACGTCGTGTTCTCGGATACGGTCGTGGGCACGGCGGAGATGTGA